A window of the Euwallacea fornicatus isolate EFF26 chromosome 15, ASM4011564v1, whole genome shotgun sequence genome harbors these coding sequences:
- the me31B gene encoding ATP-dependent RNA helicase me31b, producing MITDRISLNHLTMNSKLDVDPKNQDNKVDTNLDDLGWKSKLKIPPKDGRIQTSDVTDTRGNEFEEYCLKRELLMGIFEKGWEKPSPIQEAAIPIALSGKDILARAKNGTGKTGAYSIPVLEQIDPLNDYIQALIIVPTRELALQTSQICIELAKHLQLRIMVTTGGTNLRDDIMRIYQKVQVIIATPGRILDLMEKGVAQMDHCRILVLDEADKLLSQDFKGMLDTVIRNLPSKRQILLFSATFPLTVEQFMRKHLKEPYEINLMEELTLKGVTQYYAFVQERQKVHCLNTLFSKLQINQSIIFCNSTQRVELLAKKITELGYCCYYIHAKMAQAHRNRVFHDFRSGLCRNLVCSDLFTRGIDVQAVNVVINFDFPKMAETYLHRIGRSGRFGHLGIAINLITYDDRFSLHRIEQELGTEIKPIPKVIDPKLYVAKPGEELEESDK from the exons ATGATAACGGACAGAATTTCACTGAACCATCTGACAATGAACAGTAAATT AGATGTTGACCCTAAAAACCAAGACAACAAAGTCGACACAAATTTAGATGACCTAGGGTGGAAATCCAAACTAAAAATCCCTCCAAAGGATGGCAGGATACAGACCAGT GATGTGACTGACACTAGAGGCAACGAGTTCGAAGAATATTGCTTAAAAAGAGAATTATTGATGGGTATTTTTGAGAAAGGGTGGGAAAAGCCGTCCCCGATTCAAGAAGCGGCCATCCCAATTGCGCTGTCAGGAAAGGATATCCTTGCCAGGGCGAAAAATGGAACAG GTAAAACTGGTGCCTACTCAATACCAGTACTGGAGCAAATCGATCCATTAAACGACTATATACAGGCTTTGATAATCGTCCCTACAAGAGAGCTCGCGCTTCAGACGTCACAAATCTGCATCGAACTTGCCAAGCACTTACAg CTCCGCATTATGGTCACGACGGGCGGTACTAACCTGCGAGACGACATCATGAGGATTTATCAGAAAGTACAAGTAATCATAGCGACCCCCGGCCGTATTTTGGATCTCATGGAAAAAG GAGTGGCACAAATGGACCACTGCAGAATCTTAGTATTAGACGAAGCCGACAAGCTTCTTTCACAAGACTTTAAGGGTATGCTAGATACTGTGATCAGAAACTTGCCTTCAAAAAGGCAAATCCTCCTCTTTTCCGCCACGTTTCCCCTCACGGTGGAGCAATTCATGAGGAAGCACCTGAAGGAACCCTACGAAATCAATCTGATGGAGGAGCTGACATTAAAGGGGGTCACGCAGTACTACGCGTTTGTACAAGAACGTCAGAAAGTCCATTGTTTGAATACTCTCTTTTCTAAg TTACAAATCAaccaaagtattattttctgcAACTCAACGCAAAGGGTCGAACTTTTGGCCAAAAAAATTACGGAGTTGGGTTATTGCTGTTATTACATACACGCAAAGATGGCACAGGCTCATCGAAACAGAGTGTTCCACGACTTTAGATCGGGACTGTGCCGAAATCTAGTCTGTTCGGATCTGTTCACCAGAG GTATTGACGTTCAAGCCGTAAACGTCGTCATCAACTTTGATTTCCCAAAGATGGCCGAAACCTACTTGCATCGCATTGGCCGGTCGGGACGTTTCGGACATTTGGGTATCGCCATCAACTTAATCACGTACGATGATAGATTTTCGTTGCATCGCATCGAACAAGAACTTGGAACCGAAATCAAGCCAATTCCGAAGGTGATTGATCCGAAGTTGTACGTGGCCAAACCCGGTGAAGAGCTCGAGGAGAGCGACAAGTAA
- the LOC136343715 gene encoding KIF-binding protein-like isoform X2, producing the protein MKANIEKLLRSPEGSENVKLTAMYGTVYLYLGMVAIDTEEGSIGEKHLEKCREIIEKFEHLPEVVLVALNMYNQFGILWAQLEPEKSKAYLNKGASLYQSFKTSGKVPIDISELFEPSIEAYNDEVALRNMEKMYTLTLYYLAQIFGKLNENFKSAIYCHITLQRQLEMADYDPIDWALNSATLSQFFMEKCGFKQARHHLAASLYILDKYKAELDGQVDRGEEYESKLETFNHRNADVARCWIKYGIFLLGKSKDRLLAHTEDIDEKCNLVSDLSQMTISDDANVTSEDLQNLTFNGIDITLYEEQISDKIILQSSDAKKVFLKTLYYVKLAQEYYNLESLASDYIEIVQDHSQLYLNLSFFEDDQDNQAKLQKRRIDLLEHVINSVNPQYYMSYCRYIWFELGQTYSDIIDIKSQKLRESNQRPTPQALTKINSLVSKSIKHFESLLNSFKSNVAEREKLPEEAEKTFLQAYFHVAALHGRYISMDKNTQLSNVEQQYEHYKYIAEYCEKHAAAQKLIPMELGVCKDMVILLPVKILRLKESAAAS; encoded by the exons ATGAAGGCTAATATAGAAAAACTTCTGCGGAGCCCTGAAGGGTCTGAGAATGTTAAACTTACTG CTATGTACGGGACAGTTTATTTGTATCTTGGCATGGTGGCGATTGATACAGAGGAAGGCTCCATTGGGGAAAAGCACTTGGAGAAGTGTAGAGAGATTATTGAAAAGTTTGAGCATCTTCCTGAAGTTGTTTTGGTAGCCCTGAACATGTATAATCAGTTTGGAATCCTGTGGGCTCAATTAGAACCAGAAAAATCTAAAGCTTACCTCAATAAAGGTGCAAGCTTATATCAGAGTTTTAAAACATCAGGAAAAGTTCCCATTGATATCTCTGAGTTGTTTGAACCAAGCATTGAGGCTTACAATGATGAGGTAGCTCTCAGAAATATGGAAAAGATGTATACTCTCACCTTATATTACCTGGCGCAAATATTCGGAAAactcaatgaaaatttcaaaagtgcCATTTATTGCCATATCACTTTACAAAGACAACTGGAGATGGCTGATTATGACCCCATAGATTGGGCTTTAAATTCTGCTACATTGTCACAGTTTTTTATGGAGAAGTGTGGCTTCAAGCAAGCAAGACACCATCTGGCTGCTAGTTTATACATCCTGGATAAATACAAAGCAGAGTTAGATGGGCAAGTAGACAGGGGGGAGGAATATGAATCCAAACTAGAAACTTTTAATCACCGAAATGCAGATGTTGCACGCTGCTGGATAAAATATGGCATTTTTCtgcttggaaagtcaaaagaTAGGCTGCTAGCCCACACTGAAGATATtgatgaaaaatgtaatttagtCTCTGATCTCTCACAGATGACAATATCTGATGATGCCAATGTGACTTCTGAAGACTTACAGAACTTGACTTTTAATGGGATTGATATTACTTTATATGAAGAACAAATCAgcgataaaataattttacaatcATCAgatgcaaaaaaagttttcctcAAAACTTTGTACTATGTTAAACTTGCTCAAGAGTATTACAATTTAGAATCTTTGGCATCAGATTATATAGAAATAGTTCAGGACCACAGCCAGTTGTACTTGAACTTGTCATTTTTTGAAGATGATCAGGACAACCAAGCAAAATTGCAGAAGCGAAGGATTGATTTACTAGAACATGTTATCAATAGTGTTAATCCTCAATACTACATGAGCTATTGTAGGTACATATGGTTTGAATTAGGGCAAACTTACTCAGATATTATTGACattaaatctcaaaaactcCGTGAGTCAAATCAGAGGCCTACACCGCAGGctttaactaaaataaatagtttagTGAGTAAAagtataaaacattttgagaGCTTGTTGAACTCATTTAAAAGTAATGTGGCTGAAAGGGAGAAACTTCCTGAGGAAGCAGAAAAGACCTTCCTGCAAGCTTATTTCCATGTTGCCGCTTTACATGGCAGATATATTTCGATGGATAAAAACACACAGTTAAGCAATGTGGAGCAGCAGTATGAGCATTATAAATATATCGCGGAATATTGCGAAAAACACGCGGCGGCCCAGAAGCTTATACCAATGGAACTGGGCGTTTGTAAGGACATGGTTATATTGCTACCAGTAAAAATTCTGCGATTAAAGGAGTCCGCTGCAGCTTCTTAA
- the LOC136343715 gene encoding KIF-binding protein-like isoform X1 produces the protein MTINKEAFVDLQEKYQKVIKLLLKDSKSDPENEPYLSQYSARQILIGMKANIEKLLRSPEGSENVKLTAMYGTVYLYLGMVAIDTEEGSIGEKHLEKCREIIEKFEHLPEVVLVALNMYNQFGILWAQLEPEKSKAYLNKGASLYQSFKTSGKVPIDISELFEPSIEAYNDEVALRNMEKMYTLTLYYLAQIFGKLNENFKSAIYCHITLQRQLEMADYDPIDWALNSATLSQFFMEKCGFKQARHHLAASLYILDKYKAELDGQVDRGEEYESKLETFNHRNADVARCWIKYGIFLLGKSKDRLLAHTEDIDEKCNLVSDLSQMTISDDANVTSEDLQNLTFNGIDITLYEEQISDKIILQSSDAKKVFLKTLYYVKLAQEYYNLESLASDYIEIVQDHSQLYLNLSFFEDDQDNQAKLQKRRIDLLEHVINSVNPQYYMSYCRYIWFELGQTYSDIIDIKSQKLRESNQRPTPQALTKINSLVSKSIKHFESLLNSFKSNVAEREKLPEEAEKTFLQAYFHVAALHGRYISMDKNTQLSNVEQQYEHYKYIAEYCEKHAAAQKLIPMELGVCKDMVILLPVKILRLKESAAAS, from the exons ATGACCATAAATAAAGAGGCCTTCGTTGACCTGCAAGAAAAGTACCAGAAAGTAATCAAACTGCTCCTCAAAGACAGCAAATCTGATCCTGAAAATGAACCGTATCTTTCCCAATATTCAGCAAGGCAAATCCTCATAGGGATGAAGGCTAATATAGAAAAACTTCTGCGGAGCCCTGAAGGGTCTGAGAATGTTAAACTTACTG CTATGTACGGGACAGTTTATTTGTATCTTGGCATGGTGGCGATTGATACAGAGGAAGGCTCCATTGGGGAAAAGCACTTGGAGAAGTGTAGAGAGATTATTGAAAAGTTTGAGCATCTTCCTGAAGTTGTTTTGGTAGCCCTGAACATGTATAATCAGTTTGGAATCCTGTGGGCTCAATTAGAACCAGAAAAATCTAAAGCTTACCTCAATAAAGGTGCAAGCTTATATCAGAGTTTTAAAACATCAGGAAAAGTTCCCATTGATATCTCTGAGTTGTTTGAACCAAGCATTGAGGCTTACAATGATGAGGTAGCTCTCAGAAATATGGAAAAGATGTATACTCTCACCTTATATTACCTGGCGCAAATATTCGGAAAactcaatgaaaatttcaaaagtgcCATTTATTGCCATATCACTTTACAAAGACAACTGGAGATGGCTGATTATGACCCCATAGATTGGGCTTTAAATTCTGCTACATTGTCACAGTTTTTTATGGAGAAGTGTGGCTTCAAGCAAGCAAGACACCATCTGGCTGCTAGTTTATACATCCTGGATAAATACAAAGCAGAGTTAGATGGGCAAGTAGACAGGGGGGAGGAATATGAATCCAAACTAGAAACTTTTAATCACCGAAATGCAGATGTTGCACGCTGCTGGATAAAATATGGCATTTTTCtgcttggaaagtcaaaagaTAGGCTGCTAGCCCACACTGAAGATATtgatgaaaaatgtaatttagtCTCTGATCTCTCACAGATGACAATATCTGATGATGCCAATGTGACTTCTGAAGACTTACAGAACTTGACTTTTAATGGGATTGATATTACTTTATATGAAGAACAAATCAgcgataaaataattttacaatcATCAgatgcaaaaaaagttttcctcAAAACTTTGTACTATGTTAAACTTGCTCAAGAGTATTACAATTTAGAATCTTTGGCATCAGATTATATAGAAATAGTTCAGGACCACAGCCAGTTGTACTTGAACTTGTCATTTTTTGAAGATGATCAGGACAACCAAGCAAAATTGCAGAAGCGAAGGATTGATTTACTAGAACATGTTATCAATAGTGTTAATCCTCAATACTACATGAGCTATTGTAGGTACATATGGTTTGAATTAGGGCAAACTTACTCAGATATTATTGACattaaatctcaaaaactcCGTGAGTCAAATCAGAGGCCTACACCGCAGGctttaactaaaataaatagtttagTGAGTAAAagtataaaacattttgagaGCTTGTTGAACTCATTTAAAAGTAATGTGGCTGAAAGGGAGAAACTTCCTGAGGAAGCAGAAAAGACCTTCCTGCAAGCTTATTTCCATGTTGCCGCTTTACATGGCAGATATATTTCGATGGATAAAAACACACAGTTAAGCAATGTGGAGCAGCAGTATGAGCATTATAAATATATCGCGGAATATTGCGAAAAACACGCGGCGGCCCAGAAGCTTATACCAATGGAACTGGGCGTTTGTAAGGACATGGTTATATTGCTACCAGTAAAAATTCTGCGATTAAAGGAGTCCGCTGCAGCTTCTTAA
- the Ccdc85 gene encoding coiled-coil domain-containing protein 85C yields the protein MSGKKPFLTAKSSTGEVAPSGTAIPPRYQPPPIPNGATGILKHPNAKDAAKLYPAKVPDQNLANSKYYPAAQLPKQYYPAHQYPPQSVPVIRPEDHNTKITQVQVHQPDTRSRPLDEPGIPQVNSNDLRAIPVGLSQVGQEIRIHRPLVRYEDEFLRQDMLKFVRKSDDPRLISTAQDPARHMQSLLLDLRALKEQNQHLADDNQELRDLCCFLDDDRQKGRKLAREWQRFGRYTASVMRQEVSAYQNKLRELDNKQQELIKDNLELKELCLYLDEERGNVICPSCGSGTTTTNLRDDGDGSSSSTNADEPAVPQQFSTNGPRRSASRERILHENLARQRSTFNDQIMQYVRSLEQRVKQLEEDKRCLTHKINQIATTTGDPSLAVPSEPPLGGLSGRPEAVVRALQVLEVREQLERDGRTSDRTEVSCDGSSQQQQQDMDEGQKALLWEMCNVVWRKLEEGPPPSRR from the exons ATGTCCGGCAAAAAACCGTTCTTGACCGCGAAATCTAGCACGGGCGAAGTAGCTCCTTCGGGTACTGCCATACCGCCTCGGTACCAACCACCCCCGATTCCTAACGGCGCCACTGGGATCCTAAAGCATCCAAACGCGAAGGATGCTGCAAAACTTTATCCTGCGAAAGTGCCGGACCAAAATTTAGCCAATTCCAAGTACTATCCCGCTGCCCAGCTTCCAAAACAGTATTATCCTGCTCATCAGTACCCTCCACAAAGTGTACCTGTAATACGGCCCGAAGACCATAATACCAAAATAACTCAAGTTCAAGTGCACCAACCTGATACTAGGAGCAGACCATTGGATGAACCAGGAATTCCTCAA GTGAATTCCAACGATCTAAGAGCAATTCCGGTGGGCTTATCTCAGGTCGGACAAGAAATACGAATTCACAGACCATTAGTGCGATACGAGGACGAATTTCTCAGACAAGATATGCTGAAATTTGTTCGAAAGTCCGATGATCCCCGATTAATATCCACTGCTCAAGACCCTGCAAG GCATATGCAGAGTCTTTTATTGGACCTAAGGGCCTTAAAAGAGCAAAACCAGCATTTGGCGGATGATAATCAAGAGTTGAGAGATCTTTGCTGCTTCCTCGATGATGATAGGCAGAAGGGCCGAAAATTAGCAAGGGAGTGGCAGAGATTTGGTCGGTATACTGCGAGTGTTATGAGACAAGAG GTCAGTGCCTATCAAAACAAGTTGAGAGAATTAGACAATAAACAGCAGGAACTCATCAAAGACAATTTGGAACTTAAAGAGCTTTGCCTCTACTTGGATGAGGAGCGAGGCAATGTCATTTGCCCCTCCTGCGGTAGTGGTACCACCACAACCAACTTGAGGGATGACGGGGATGGTTCAAGTAGCAGTACAAATGCAGATGAGCCAGCTGTACCTCAGCAGTTTAGCACTAATGGGCCCCGGAGATCTGCCAGCAGGGAAAGAATTCTGCACGAGAATTTGGCAAGACAGAGAAGCACTTTCAATG ACCAAATAATGCAGTATGTTCGAAGTCTCGAACAAAGAGTGAAGCAACTGGAGGAAGACAAGAGATGTCTCACCCataaaataaaccaaattgCTACTACAACGGGAGATCCTAGTTTGGCTGTTCCTTCAGAACCTCCCCTTGGAGGGCTTAGTGGGCGGCCTGAGGCAGTTGTAAGAGCTTTACAA GTTCTCGAAGTAAGAGAGCAATTAGAAAGAGACGGGCGGACCTCGGATAGAACTGAAGTTAGTTGCGACGGGTCCTCGCAACAGCAACAGCAAGATATGGATGAAGGCCAAAAGGCTCTTTTGTGGGAGATGTGTAAT GTGGTTTGGAGAAAACTCGAAGAAGGGCCTCCACCATCTAGAAGGTAG
- the LOC136343738 gene encoding serine/arginine-rich splicing factor 7-like isoform X1 produces the protein MASSGKPKSRSRSASSASKSRSASLSSSLSRSRSRSRSNSSERDGYRLHIADIGDDVRKRDLEKIFAPYGELREVWLTNSRPCFGFAVFKDKKDAAIALKACDGADLCGTRIRVSYARPRTRGQGRRLYSNNMRCYQCGYNGHFYRDCPEITGGSDSRKDRYGRERRSHRSDRDKDHQRSGGRSSHRSRRSSTDEFGRTRRRSEGSSRRHH, from the exons ATGGCCAGTTCCGGCAAACCTAAAAGCCGAAGCCGCTCTGCAAGCAGTGCAAGTAAAAGCAGATCAGCTAGTCTCAGCTCTTCTTTGAGCCGATCCAGGTCTAGATCTCGCAGTAATAGCAGTGAGCGCGATGGGTATAGGCTTCATATTGCAGATATTG GGGATGATGTAAGAAAGCGTGATCTTGAGAAGATATTTGCTCCTTATGGTGAGCTTAGAGAGGTTTGGTTGACGAACAGTAGGCCTTGTTTTGGGTTTGCAGtgtttaaagataaaaaagatGCTGCAATTGCCTTAAAGGCTTGTGATGGAGC AGATTTGTGTGGTACTCGCATTAGAGTGTCCTACGCCCGGCCTAGAACTAGGGGGCAGGGTCGCCGATTATACTCAAATAATATGAGATGCTACCAATGTGGCTATAATGGTCATTTTTATAGAGATTGCCCTGAGATTACAGGGGGAAGTGACAGCCGCAAGGATCG TTACGGAAGGGAAAGAAGAAGCCACCGAAGCGATCGCGATAAGGATCACCAGAGAAGCGGGGGGAGATCCTCCCATAGGTCCCGCAGGAGCTCCACCGATGAATTCGGACGCACCAGGAGGCGTTCCGAAGGGAGTAGCCGAAGGCATCATTGA
- the LOC136343738 gene encoding serine/arginine-rich splicing factor 7-like isoform X2, with protein MASSGKPKSRSRSASSASKSRSASLSSSLSRSRSRSRSNSSERDGYRLHIADIGDDVRKRDLEKIFAPYGELREVWLTNSRPCFGFAVFKDKKDAAIALKACDGADLCGTRIRVSYARPRTRGQGRRLYSNNMRCYQCGYNGHFYRDCPEITGGSDSRKDRHMVLVGMMFWLVVKWVKTSQLKWSRWSTMVPNAMLPNG; from the exons ATGGCCAGTTCCGGCAAACCTAAAAGCCGAAGCCGCTCTGCAAGCAGTGCAAGTAAAAGCAGATCAGCTAGTCTCAGCTCTTCTTTGAGCCGATCCAGGTCTAGATCTCGCAGTAATAGCAGTGAGCGCGATGGGTATAGGCTTCATATTGCAGATATTG GGGATGATGTAAGAAAGCGTGATCTTGAGAAGATATTTGCTCCTTATGGTGAGCTTAGAGAGGTTTGGTTGACGAACAGTAGGCCTTGTTTTGGGTTTGCAGtgtttaaagataaaaaagatGCTGCAATTGCCTTAAAGGCTTGTGATGGAGC AGATTTGTGTGGTACTCGCATTAGAGTGTCCTACGCCCGGCCTAGAACTAGGGGGCAGGGTCGCCGATTATACTCAAATAATATGAGATGCTACCAATGTGGCTATAATGGTCATTTTTATAGAGATTGCCCTGAGATTACAGGGGGAAGTGACAGCCGCAAGGATCG GCACATGGTATTAGTTGGTATGATGTTTTGGTTAGTCGTTAAATGGGTTAAAACGAGTCAATTAAAATGGTCACGATGGTCAACTATGGTTCCAAATGCGATGTTACCGAATGGCTGA
- the alc gene encoding 5'-AMP-activated protein kinase subunit beta-1 isoform X1: MYKNVSFPGSGPPPRDRQKSSDTAPSSPMKEGQAFTFDRAPEKMGFPMSHDDGEPYFTPPEETYNRPRANTVSEGSNITTTTTNTKTPTVFRWEGGGREVYISGTFTNWKTIPMVSSHGDFVTILDLPEGEHQYRYLVDGEWKNDPHNKVVEDETTGKGDKNNSITVKKSDFEVFQALAKDQESAKEDQQKEFTQEIPVYKPWEKNSGPPILPPHLLQVILNKDTPLSCEPTLLPEPNHVMLNHLYALSIKDGVMVLSATHRYRKKYVTTLLYKPI, translated from the exons atgtataaaaatgtttccttcccag GTAGCGGCCCCCCTCCTAGGGACAGGCAGAAATCATCTGACACAGCGCCGTCATCGCCTATGAAGGAAGGACAGGCGTTTACGTTCGACAGAGCCCCCGAGAAAATGGGATTCCCTATGTCTCATGATGACGGCGAGCCGTATTTTACACCTCCTGAGGAGACCTACAATAGGCCTAGAGCTAATACAG TTTCAGAAGGGTCTAACATAACAACCACCACAACAAACACCAAAACCCCCACAGTGTTCCGCTGGGAAGGTGGTGGTAGAGAAGTATACATTTCTGGCACCTTTACCAATTGGAAAACCATCCCTATGGTGAGCAGTCATGGAGACTTTGTTACCATCCTTGATTTACCTGAAGGAGAGCATCAATATCGATATTTGGTAGATGGTGAATGGAAGAATGATCCTCACAACAAGGTAGTTGAAGATGAAACAACAGGTAAAg GAGACAAAAACAACTCTATTACAGTGAAGAAGtcagattttgaagttttccAAGCCTTGGCAAAGGATCAAGAAAGTGCAAAGGAGGATCAGCAAAAAGAATTCACCCAAGAAATACCAGTTTATAAGCCATGGGAAAAGAATAGTGGCCCTCCAATCTTGCCACCTCATCTGCTGCAAGTGATTTTGAACAAAGACACTCCCCTATCT tgTGAACCAACCCTATTGCCTGAGCCAAATCATGTGATGTTAAACCACTTGTATGCTTTATCAATCAAAGATGGTGTCATGGTGCTGAGTGCCACGCATCGATACAGAAAGAAATATGTTACCACCCTCTTATATAAGCCAATCTAA
- the alc gene encoding 5'-AMP-activated protein kinase subunit beta-1 isoform X2: MYKNVSFPGSGPPPRDRQKSSDTAPSSPMKEGQAFTFDRAPEKMGFPMSHDDGEPYFTPPEETYNRPRANTVSEGSNITTTTTNTKTPTVFRWEGGGREVYISGTFTNWKTIPMVSSHGDFVTILDLPEGEHQYRYLVDGEWKNDPHNKVVEDETTGDKNNSITVKKSDFEVFQALAKDQESAKEDQQKEFTQEIPVYKPWEKNSGPPILPPHLLQVILNKDTPLSCEPTLLPEPNHVMLNHLYALSIKDGVMVLSATHRYRKKYVTTLLYKPI; this comes from the exons atgtataaaaatgtttccttcccag GTAGCGGCCCCCCTCCTAGGGACAGGCAGAAATCATCTGACACAGCGCCGTCATCGCCTATGAAGGAAGGACAGGCGTTTACGTTCGACAGAGCCCCCGAGAAAATGGGATTCCCTATGTCTCATGATGACGGCGAGCCGTATTTTACACCTCCTGAGGAGACCTACAATAGGCCTAGAGCTAATACAG TTTCAGAAGGGTCTAACATAACAACCACCACAACAAACACCAAAACCCCCACAGTGTTCCGCTGGGAAGGTGGTGGTAGAGAAGTATACATTTCTGGCACCTTTACCAATTGGAAAACCATCCCTATGGTGAGCAGTCATGGAGACTTTGTTACCATCCTTGATTTACCTGAAGGAGAGCATCAATATCGATATTTGGTAGATGGTGAATGGAAGAATGATCCTCACAACAAGGTAGTTGAAGATGAAACAACAG GAGACAAAAACAACTCTATTACAGTGAAGAAGtcagattttgaagttttccAAGCCTTGGCAAAGGATCAAGAAAGTGCAAAGGAGGATCAGCAAAAAGAATTCACCCAAGAAATACCAGTTTATAAGCCATGGGAAAAGAATAGTGGCCCTCCAATCTTGCCACCTCATCTGCTGCAAGTGATTTTGAACAAAGACACTCCCCTATCT tgTGAACCAACCCTATTGCCTGAGCCAAATCATGTGATGTTAAACCACTTGTATGCTTTATCAATCAAAGATGGTGTCATGGTGCTGAGTGCCACGCATCGATACAGAAAGAAATATGTTACCACCCTCTTATATAAGCCAATCTAA